One Pseudomonas muyukensis DNA segment encodes these proteins:
- the mksE gene encoding Mks condensin complex protein MksE: MHLDLSELSQLAPIFRELFKGFHVSRRDPELYAQLSNFQDQYRTLFKALGFELVCDTRGFYYFVPEQAAAQVNKTAQRLSLFTFILVEHLADQGRDPMVVLDGGSIGRDELPSLLDKYRDLFLQAEVQTVEELEEKILRRMTQLGFAHEEGGIYRFLPPMHRFLDVCLSVQQDRDLAATLHSDLPLPVPVLVVEETPEELNRTDDPLDLTPFAGEESEEDALARAIREEQQEIDA, encoded by the coding sequence ATGCATCTTGATCTTTCCGAACTGTCCCAGCTCGCGCCGATCTTCCGCGAGCTGTTCAAGGGCTTCCACGTCAGCCGCCGCGACCCGGAGCTGTACGCCCAGCTGTCGAACTTCCAGGACCAGTACCGCACCCTGTTCAAGGCCCTGGGCTTCGAGCTGGTGTGCGACACCCGCGGCTTCTACTACTTCGTCCCCGAGCAGGCCGCCGCGCAGGTGAACAAGACCGCCCAGCGCCTGTCGCTGTTCACCTTCATCCTGGTCGAGCACCTCGCCGACCAGGGCCGCGACCCGATGGTGGTGCTCGACGGCGGCAGCATCGGCCGCGACGAGCTGCCTTCGCTGCTGGACAAGTACCGCGACCTGTTCCTGCAGGCCGAGGTGCAGACCGTCGAGGAGCTGGAAGAAAAGATCCTGCGACGCATGACCCAGCTCGGCTTCGCCCACGAGGAAGGCGGCATCTACCGCTTCCTGCCACCGATGCACCGTTTCCTCGACGTGTGCCTGTCGGTGCAGCAGGACCGCGACCTGGCCGCCACCCTGCACAGCGACCTGCCGCTGCCGGTGCCCGTGCTGGTGGTGGAAGAGACGCCCGAAGAACTCAACCGCACCGACGACCCGCTCGACCTCACGCCGTTTGCTGGTGAGGAAAGCGAAGAGGATGCCCTGGCCCGGGCGATCCGCGAAGAGCAACAGGAGATTGACGCATGA
- a CDS encoding D-Ala-D-Ala carboxypeptidase family metallohydrolase: MKSAKCWLLAIALSGPGMAQADERDLWMFAQWAGDHENRRFREMLVDARLYGVVPIHQLLRSASDWRLCRAAPFAVPPASHWPAVRSTLALIKLLGEQGALRQFEVVSAYRDPRLNACAGGAPSSAHMRAFAVDLLLPAWADPNPLCRFWQQHGQAWNMGLGRYPSGRIHLDTAGYRTWGGDGSASSSFCSKPN, from the coding sequence ATGAAAAGCGCCAAGTGCTGGCTACTGGCTATCGCGCTGTCCGGCCCGGGCATGGCCCAGGCTGACGAGCGCGACCTGTGGATGTTCGCCCAGTGGGCGGGGGATCATGAAAACCGCCGCTTTCGTGAAATGCTGGTGGACGCACGGCTGTATGGGGTGGTGCCGATCCACCAGTTGCTGCGCTCGGCCTCGGATTGGCGGTTGTGCAGGGCTGCGCCGTTCGCGGTACCACCGGCCAGCCATTGGCCGGCGGTGCGCTCGACCCTGGCGCTGATCAAGCTGCTGGGTGAGCAGGGTGCCCTGCGCCAGTTCGAAGTGGTGTCGGCATACCGCGATCCGCGCTTGAACGCCTGTGCCGGTGGCGCGCCAAGCAGCGCACACATGCGCGCCTTCGCCGTCGACCTGTTGTTGCCGGCCTGGGCCGACCCCAACCCGCTGTGCCGCTTCTGGCAGCAGCATGGCCAGGCCTGGAACATGGGGCTGGGGCGCTATCCGTCGGGGCGCATCCACCTCGACACGGCGGGCTATCGCACCTGGGGCGGCGATGGCAGCGCCAGCTCGTCGTTCTGCAGCAAGCCCAACTGA
- a CDS encoding transposase, with translation MGFRNVPAEEKAEAVRLVVEMNYSVPKACEQMGVGPTALRRWVRAWRKEHEGATQTTRPQDQELIDSLKARLELLEAENDVLKKQLPSHLRALFCRRK, from the coding sequence ATGGGTTTTCGTAACGTTCCTGCTGAAGAAAAGGCCGAAGCTGTTCGCTTGGTCGTGGAAATGAACTACTCCGTGCCCAAGGCATGTGAGCAGATGGGAGTGGGGCCCACAGCCCTGCGACGCTGGGTTCGAGCATGGCGCAAGGAGCATGAAGGAGCCACGCAAACGACTCGGCCTCAAGACCAGGAACTCATTGATTCACTGAAGGCCAGACTAGAGCTGCTGGAGGCCGAGAACGACGTTCTAAAAAAGCAGTTGCCCTCTCATCTGAGGGCACTGTTCTGCCGAAGAAAGTGA
- the mksB gene encoding Mks condensin complex protein MksB, with protein sequence MIEPKRVLRALAEHWALIEPLCERFDQGTLSLVELRQQLARQQVESTPQDITQLLDVWIRLDILVPVAKSPNRFELNAQIHDFLAYLRREHRLGLCLEIEAYLRHLERLAGHIQDAFDNRDSDDLARQLRLLDMRVRDVLKKLDNDEQALQAVAERAKTSNRQIPLRQRYAEVLATWDEYVEPMIQLVNADGAFEQGVRKVETVLLRLLGEQARLGHLVDDDMLLRTHARILEMQTSAQLTLRHARELLLPLREEARRHNAVTRGAALALSVIRKKGIDAVPQAAMPMFTRPQSTFLGSASQVEAYVYALARFEPKPARFPKAHKTHKGPIPRAPRTVKEMLERCEDALPLPDLMVWLLEQEPEGATDELLYWFSRLSREKRFSRQRLDRQQYTTREHLVSLRSFALTSSRANPPATTTESTASPTHAS encoded by the coding sequence ATGATCGAACCCAAGCGCGTCCTGCGCGCCCTAGCCGAACACTGGGCCTTGATCGAGCCGCTGTGCGAGCGCTTCGACCAGGGCACCCTGAGCCTGGTCGAGCTGCGCCAGCAGCTGGCCCGCCAGCAGGTGGAAAGCACCCCGCAGGACATCACCCAGCTGCTCGACGTATGGATCCGCCTGGACATTCTGGTCCCGGTGGCCAAGAGCCCGAACCGCTTCGAGCTCAACGCGCAGATCCACGACTTCCTCGCCTACCTGCGCCGTGAGCACCGCCTGGGCCTGTGCCTGGAGATCGAGGCCTACCTGCGCCACCTGGAACGCCTGGCCGGGCATATCCAGGATGCCTTCGACAACCGCGACAGCGACGACCTGGCGCGCCAGTTGCGCCTGCTCGACATGCGCGTGCGCGACGTGCTGAAAAAACTCGACAACGACGAGCAGGCCCTGCAGGCCGTGGCCGAGCGGGCCAAGACCAGCAACCGGCAGATCCCCCTGCGCCAGCGCTACGCCGAAGTCCTGGCGACCTGGGACGAATACGTCGAACCGATGATCCAGCTGGTCAACGCCGACGGCGCCTTCGAACAGGGCGTGCGCAAGGTCGAGACCGTGCTGCTGCGCCTGCTGGGCGAGCAGGCGCGCCTGGGCCACCTGGTCGACGACGACATGCTGCTGCGCACCCACGCGCGCATCCTCGAAATGCAGACCAGCGCCCAGCTGACCCTGCGCCATGCCCGCGAGCTGCTGCTGCCGCTGCGCGAGGAAGCCCGCCGGCACAACGCGGTGACCCGCGGTGCCGCGCTGGCCCTGTCGGTGATTCGCAAGAAAGGCATCGACGCCGTGCCGCAAGCGGCCATGCCGATGTTCACCCGCCCGCAGAGCACCTTCCTCGGCAGCGCCAGCCAGGTCGAGGCCTACGTCTACGCCCTGGCCCGCTTCGAGCCCAAGCCGGCGCGCTTCCCCAAGGCGCACAAGACCCACAAGGGCCCGATCCCGCGCGCGCCGCGCACGGTCAAGGAAATGCTCGAGCGCTGCGAAGACGCCCTGCCGCTGCCGGACCTGATGGTCTGGCTGCTGGAGCAGGAGCCCGAGGGCGCCACCGACGAGCTGCTGTACTGGTTCTCGCGCCTGTCGCGAGAAAAGCGCTTCAGCCGCCAGCGCCTCGACCGCCAGCAATACACCACCCGCGAACACCTGGTCAGCCTGCGCTCCTTCGCCCTGACGTCCAGCCGCGCAAACCCGCCGGCCACCACGACCGAATCCACCGCGAGCCCCACCCATGCATCTTGA
- a CDS encoding LysR substrate-binding domain-containing protein: protein MKLPPLNAFHYFDIAARGESFVRAAEQLHVTHGAVSRQVRLLEESLGVALFERRNRAVFLTAAGRELHDTTQALFGQLEATVQRLQQQPADTVLVVSCEPTIAMRWLIPRLPRLQAAHPDLQLHLVAAGGPVDFARGGIDLALRRDDFHWDRQLHSLKICDEWIGPVCAPGHPVRRLLHSATRPDAWATWQRLSGQAIGQGERSDFEHFYLSIQAASAGLGLAMASALMVHDELHSGQLQAPFGFLKEGSGYHLLSPQALDDGSKRQRFADWVRSECQACLAQLGLLQNDELALPSPPQVR, encoded by the coding sequence ATGAAACTGCCGCCCCTCAACGCCTTCCACTACTTCGACATTGCCGCCCGCGGCGAGAGCTTCGTGCGCGCCGCCGAACAGCTGCACGTGACCCACGGCGCCGTCAGCCGCCAAGTGCGCCTGCTCGAGGAAAGCCTCGGGGTGGCGCTGTTCGAGCGGCGCAACCGGGCCGTGTTCCTCACCGCCGCTGGCCGCGAACTGCACGACACCACCCAGGCGCTCTTCGGCCAACTCGAAGCCACCGTGCAACGCCTGCAACAACAGCCGGCGGACACCGTGCTGGTGGTGTCCTGCGAACCGACCATCGCCATGCGCTGGCTGATCCCGCGCCTGCCGCGCTTGCAGGCCGCCCACCCCGACCTGCAACTGCACCTGGTGGCCGCCGGCGGCCCGGTGGACTTCGCCCGCGGCGGCATCGACCTGGCCCTGCGCCGCGACGATTTCCACTGGGATCGCCAACTGCACAGCCTGAAGATCTGCGACGAATGGATCGGCCCGGTCTGCGCCCCCGGCCATCCAGTCCGGCGCCTGCTGCACAGCGCGACCCGCCCCGACGCCTGGGCCACCTGGCAACGCCTGAGCGGCCAGGCCATCGGCCAGGGCGAGCGCAGCGACTTCGAGCACTTCTACCTGTCGATCCAGGCCGCCAGCGCCGGCCTGGGCCTGGCCATGGCCTCGGCGCTGATGGTCCACGACGAACTGCACAGCGGCCAGCTACAGGCGCCGTTCGGCTTCCTCAAGGAAGGCTCTGGCTATCACCTGCTCAGCCCGCAAGCGCTGGACGATGGCAGCAAGCGCCAACGTTTCGCCGACTGGGTCCGCAGCGAATGCCAGGCGTGCCTGGCTCAGTTGGGCTTGCTGCAGAACGACGAGCTGGCGCTGCCATCGCCGCCCCAGGTGCGATAG
- a CDS encoding MFS transporter has translation MNMRLLAGLLFAVSVVGFSLGASLPLVSLRLHQAGAGTLEIGVISAIPAAGMMLSAFMVDACCKHLTRRVIYLLSFSLCTLSIALLEWAFDSMLWLALLRLGLGLGMGIAIILGESWVNELCPEHNRGKIMALYATSFTGFQVLGPALLALLGADSPWLTGVVTLCYGLALLCILFTVPNDHVEHAEDAKSFGLAGFFRVAPALCVAVLFFSFFDAVVLSLLPVYATSHGFAVGVAALMVTVVFAGDMIFQLPLGWLADRVERTGLHLVCGLAAMAIGIALPWLLQLTWLLWPLLVVLGAVAGGIYTLALVLIGQRFKGQDLVTANASVGLLWGVGSLVGPLVSGAAMDVAPHGLPMALALMAGLFVCFARQAYRRAGKLQAAVD, from the coding sequence ATGAACATGCGTTTGCTGGCGGGCCTGTTGTTCGCCGTGTCGGTGGTCGGTTTCAGCCTCGGGGCGAGCCTGCCGCTGGTGTCGTTGCGTTTGCACCAAGCGGGGGCGGGGACGCTGGAGATCGGTGTCATCTCGGCGATCCCGGCGGCGGGCATGATGCTCTCGGCCTTCATGGTCGATGCCTGCTGCAAGCACCTGACCCGGCGGGTCATCTACCTGCTCAGCTTCAGCCTGTGCACCCTGAGCATCGCCTTGCTGGAGTGGGCATTCGACTCGATGCTGTGGCTGGCGCTGCTGCGCCTGGGGCTGGGCCTTGGCATGGGCATCGCGATCATCCTCGGCGAGTCGTGGGTCAACGAGCTGTGCCCGGAGCACAACCGCGGCAAGATCATGGCCTTGTACGCCACCAGTTTCACCGGCTTCCAGGTGCTCGGCCCGGCGCTGCTGGCGCTGCTCGGCGCCGACAGCCCGTGGCTGACCGGGGTGGTCACCCTGTGCTACGGCCTGGCCCTGCTGTGCATCCTGTTCACCGTGCCCAACGACCACGTCGAGCATGCCGAGGACGCCAAGAGTTTCGGCCTGGCCGGCTTCTTCCGCGTGGCCCCGGCGTTGTGCGTGGCGGTGCTGTTCTTCTCGTTCTTCGACGCGGTGGTGCTGTCGCTGTTGCCGGTGTATGCCACCAGCCACGGTTTTGCCGTAGGCGTGGCGGCGCTGATGGTGACCGTGGTGTTTGCCGGCGACATGATCTTCCAGCTGCCGCTGGGCTGGCTCGCCGACCGGGTCGAACGCACCGGCCTGCACCTGGTGTGCGGGCTGGCGGCGATGGCGATCGGCATCGCCTTGCCTTGGCTGCTGCAACTGACCTGGCTGCTGTGGCCATTGCTGGTGGTTTTGGGGGCGGTGGCCGGGGGGATCTACACCTTGGCGCTGGTGCTGATCGGCCAGCGCTTCAAGGGGCAGGACCTGGTGACCGCCAACGCCAGCGTCGGCTTGCTGTGGGGCGTGGGCAGCCTGGTCGGGCCGCTGGTCAGCGGCGCGGCGATGGACGTCGCGCCCCATGGCTTGCCGATGGCCCTGGCGCTGATGGCCGGGTTGTTCGTGTGCTTTGCCCGCCAGGCCTATCGGCGGGCTGGCAAGCTGCAGGCGGCGGTGGATTGA
- a CDS encoding FecR family protein: MSPMPALQPPVDPEHEALEWFTRLRQPGCDERLRQAFAAWCQEPLNAHAYAALETYWQQLQVPAARPRPRIVKLRQSRMGLLLGLLFLMLLALLAWLYWPMLQRLGSELHTDVGERRSVRLADGSTLHLDSASAMNVDLRGRTRQLQLVQGQVYLEVMLDGRALEVQVDDTRIQVFGSRLQIARHGDHDELVVIKGKAALSQGGDLRMINAGERVTFNAAHIEPVAKVDTQAVDAWRNGQLKARDLPLAQVLERLAGYQGQRLWLLDEQAGYRRVSADFDLDHPAQSLARLADQQQLRLHSVLGHWLIAR, translated from the coding sequence ATGAGCCCGATGCCCGCCCTGCAGCCGCCTGTCGATCCTGAACACGAAGCCCTGGAGTGGTTCACCCGCCTGCGCCAGCCCGGCTGTGACGAACGCTTGCGCCAGGCCTTCGCGGCGTGGTGCCAGGAGCCACTCAACGCCCATGCCTACGCAGCGCTGGAAACCTACTGGCAACAGTTGCAGGTACCCGCGGCGCGGCCACGGCCGCGCATCGTCAAGCTGCGTCAAAGCCGCATGGGCCTGCTGCTGGGGCTGTTGTTCCTGATGCTGCTGGCACTGCTGGCCTGGCTCTATTGGCCCATGCTGCAACGCCTGGGCAGCGAACTGCACACCGACGTCGGCGAGCGGCGCAGCGTGCGCCTGGCCGACGGCTCGACCCTGCACCTGGACAGCGCCAGCGCGATGAACGTCGACCTGCGCGGCCGCACCCGCCAGTTGCAGCTGGTTCAGGGCCAGGTGTACCTGGAAGTGATGCTCGATGGCCGGGCCCTGGAGGTGCAGGTCGACGACACCCGCATCCAGGTGTTCGGCAGCCGTCTGCAGATCGCCCGCCACGGCGATCATGACGAGCTGGTGGTGATCAAGGGCAAGGCTGCGCTAAGCCAGGGCGGTGACCTGCGCATGATCAACGCGGGCGAGCGCGTGACCTTCAACGCCGCGCATATCGAACCGGTGGCCAAGGTCGACACGCAAGCGGTCGATGCCTGGCGCAACGGCCAATTGAAAGCCAGGGACTTGCCGTTGGCGCAAGTGCTGGAACGTCTGGCCGGGTATCAAGGCCAGCGCCTGTGGTTACTGGACGAGCAGGCCGGGTATCGCCGCGTCAGTGCCGATTTCGACCTGGATCACCCGGCCCAGAGCCTTGCCAGGCTGGCCGACCAACAGCAGCTGCGCCTGCACAGCGTACTCGGCCACTGGCTGATCGCGCGCTGA
- a CDS encoding DNA-3-methyladenine glycosylase family protein translates to MILADLSPHAVMQATQSLAGLDADWARHIATVGPCLHRATPGREPYEALVRAIAYQQLHARAAQAILGRLLALFAEAAFPTPAQLLAVTPETMRACGFSASKTATLHGIAQASLDGTVPSRAQALVLEDEALIERLVALRGVGRWTVEMLLIYSLERSDILPVDDFGVREGYRRLKGLEKAPTPAQMRGLGMAWRPYRTVAAWYLWRA, encoded by the coding sequence ATGATTCTTGCAGACCTTTCGCCACACGCTGTCATGCAGGCCACGCAGTCCCTCGCTGGGCTGGATGCAGACTGGGCGCGGCATATCGCTACCGTCGGGCCCTGCTTGCACCGCGCCACGCCTGGGCGCGAGCCCTACGAGGCGTTGGTCCGGGCAATTGCCTACCAGCAGTTGCATGCGCGGGCGGCGCAGGCGATTCTCGGGCGGTTGCTGGCGCTGTTTGCTGAAGCGGCATTCCCCACGCCTGCGCAATTGCTGGCAGTGACGCCTGAGACCATGCGCGCCTGCGGATTTTCCGCGAGCAAGACGGCAACCTTGCACGGCATCGCCCAGGCCAGCCTGGACGGGACAGTGCCGAGTCGGGCGCAGGCCCTGGTGCTGGAAGACGAAGCCTTGATCGAACGGCTGGTGGCCCTGCGCGGGGTGGGACGCTGGACGGTGGAGATGCTGTTGATCTACAGCCTTGAGCGTTCGGATATCCTGCCAGTGGATGATTTTGGCGTGCGCGAAGGCTATCGGCGCCTCAAAGGGCTGGAGAAGGCCCCGACACCCGCGCAGATGCGCGGGCTGGGAATGGCCTGGCGCCCGTATCGCACGGTGGCGGCGTGGTATCTGTGGCGAGCGTGA
- a CDS encoding LysE family translocator yields MNELIAVALFTLLAVISPGADFAMVTRSSYAQGRTAGLAAAVGIALGVQVHVLYTVLGIAVIISQSPVLFLAMKVLGAGYLIYLGYKSLTNTTRISLDGLAHSETNVASALRTGFLTNALNPKTMLFVVSAYTQVVQPGSPLALDFAYGAFMSFAHWVWFSLVAVFFSNHLLRRAMIERQEVVDRVIGVALIGLGLAVVVAGVK; encoded by the coding sequence GTGAACGAACTCATCGCCGTCGCCCTGTTCACCCTTCTGGCCGTTATCAGCCCTGGCGCCGACTTTGCCATGGTCACCCGCAGCAGTTATGCACAGGGCCGCACGGCCGGCCTGGCCGCAGCGGTGGGGATTGCCCTGGGGGTGCAGGTGCATGTGCTGTATACCGTGCTCGGGATCGCCGTGATCATCAGCCAGAGCCCGGTGTTGTTCCTGGCCATGAAAGTGCTTGGCGCCGGGTACCTGATCTACCTCGGCTACAAGTCGCTGACCAATACCACGCGTATAAGCCTCGACGGCTTGGCGCACAGCGAGACAAATGTGGCGAGCGCCTTGCGCACGGGCTTTCTGACCAACGCGCTGAACCCCAAGACCATGCTCTTCGTGGTCAGTGCCTACACCCAAGTGGTGCAGCCCGGCAGCCCGCTGGCGCTGGACTTCGCCTATGGCGCGTTCATGTCGTTCGCCCATTGGGTGTGGTTCAGCCTGGTGGCGGTGTTTTTTTCCAACCACTTGCTGCGTCGGGCGATGATCGAGCGCCAGGAGGTGGTCGACCGGGTCATCGGCGTGGCGTTGATCGGCCTGGGGCTGGCCGTGGTGGTGGCAGGCGTGAAGTAG
- a CDS encoding MFS transporter encodes MATSSTQPPPVSNPANPLVMRIIGFCALAHLINDLIQSVLPAIYPMLKANYDLSFAQIGLITLTFQITASLLQPWVGFFTDKHPTPNLLPMGTLCTLVGIVMLAFVGSFPMILLASALVGIGSSTFHPETSRIARLASGGRFGLAQSTFQVGGNAGSALGPLLAAAIVIPFGQGHVAWFGVAGLFFLAVTLMLRRWYKEHLNQAKARKALQANHGISRKRVMLALLVLGLLVFSKYFYMASFTSYFTFYLIEKFQLSVASSQLHLFLFLGAVAAGTFFGGPIGDRIGRKAVIWFSILGVAPFTLALPYADLFWTTVLSVVIGFILASAFSAIVVYAQELVPGNVGMIAGIFFGLMFGFGGIGAALLGYVADLRGIEYVYGLCSFLPLFGLLAVFLPSTGKR; translated from the coding sequence ATGGCCACCAGCAGTACCCAGCCCCCTCCCGTGAGCAACCCAGCCAACCCGCTGGTGATGCGCATCATCGGCTTCTGTGCCCTGGCCCACCTGATCAACGACCTGATCCAGTCGGTGCTGCCGGCGATCTACCCGATGCTCAAGGCCAACTATGACCTCAGCTTCGCCCAGATCGGCCTGATCACCCTGACCTTCCAGATCACCGCCTCGCTGCTGCAGCCATGGGTTGGCTTCTTCACCGACAAGCACCCGACCCCCAACCTGTTGCCCATGGGCACCCTGTGCACCCTGGTGGGGATCGTGATGCTGGCCTTCGTCGGCAGCTTCCCGATGATCCTGCTGGCCTCGGCGCTGGTGGGGATCGGCTCCTCGACCTTCCACCCGGAAACCTCGCGTATCGCCCGGCTGGCCTCGGGCGGGCGCTTTGGCCTGGCCCAGTCGACCTTCCAGGTCGGTGGCAACGCCGGTTCCGCCCTCGGCCCCTTGCTCGCGGCGGCGATCGTCATTCCGTTTGGCCAGGGCCATGTGGCCTGGTTCGGCGTGGCCGGGCTGTTCTTCCTGGCCGTGACCCTGATGCTGCGCCGCTGGTACAAGGAGCACCTCAACCAGGCCAAGGCACGCAAGGCGCTGCAAGCCAACCATGGCATCTCGCGCAAGCGGGTGATGCTGGCATTGCTGGTGCTGGGCTTGCTGGTGTTCTCCAAGTACTTCTACATGGCCAGCTTCACCAGCTACTTCACCTTCTACCTGATCGAGAAGTTCCAGCTGTCGGTGGCCAGTTCGCAGTTGCACCTGTTCCTGTTCCTTGGCGCCGTGGCGGCCGGGACCTTCTTCGGCGGGCCGATTGGCGATCGTATCGGGCGCAAGGCGGTAATCTGGTTCTCGATCCTGGGCGTGGCGCCGTTCACCCTGGCGCTGCCGTATGCCGACCTGTTCTGGACCACCGTGCTCAGCGTGGTGATCGGCTTCATCCTGGCTTCGGCCTTCTCGGCCATCGTGGTGTATGCCCAGGAGCTGGTGCCGGGCAACGTGGGGATGATTGCCGGGATCTTCTTCGGCCTGATGTTCGGCTTCGGCGGCATCGGCGCGGCGTTGCTGGGGTATGTGGCCGACCTGCGGGGTATCGAGTACGTGTATGGGCTGTGCTCGTTCCTGCCGCTGTTCGGCTTGCTGGCGGTGTTCTTGCCGTCCACCGGTAAACGTTGA
- a CDS encoding energy transducer TonB, whose translation MLIESRRRAYLSAMQVVHWLPRAELPFAAPSRPELLLPVAPVEDVDFEVRPAAPALASSATPAAPPARAERPKIEIPRPGSAPKPAAKPVEAEQEAPAPRPAPVPPPRFALQLLRAGSCLLLVELATGQPFQSRDPSYLLLKDMLRAAGLPDAPQIIGEPVRWPLLVRGNMDQGPEAARDFVQGFIAARLEEAPCTCLWLIGLPAMRYAGQAEAEAYYQELKVELLGDAWALPGLELLMDEPQRKADVWKAMRQLMARWKSVE comes from the coding sequence TTGCTGATCGAGTCCCGCCGCCGCGCCTACCTGTCCGCCATGCAAGTGGTGCACTGGCTGCCGCGCGCCGAACTGCCGTTCGCCGCCCCGTCGCGGCCGGAGCTGCTGTTGCCGGTGGCGCCGGTCGAGGACGTCGACTTCGAGGTGCGCCCGGCCGCTCCCGCGCTTGCGTCGAGCGCCACCCCGGCGGCCCCTCCGGCGCGTGCCGAGCGGCCGAAGATCGAGATCCCGCGCCCGGGCAGCGCACCGAAACCGGCCGCCAAGCCGGTCGAGGCCGAGCAGGAGGCCCCCGCGCCACGCCCGGCGCCGGTACCGCCACCACGCTTCGCCCTGCAGTTGCTGCGTGCCGGCAGCTGCCTGCTGCTGGTCGAGCTGGCCACCGGCCAGCCGTTTCAGAGCCGCGACCCGTCCTACCTGCTGCTCAAGGACATGCTGCGCGCCGCCGGCTTGCCGGACGCGCCGCAGATCATCGGCGAGCCGGTGCGCTGGCCACTGCTGGTGCGCGGCAACATGGACCAGGGGCCCGAGGCCGCGCGCGATTTCGTCCAGGGCTTTATTGCAGCGCGCCTGGAGGAAGCCCCCTGCACCTGCCTGTGGCTGATCGGCCTGCCGGCCATGCGTTACGCCGGCCAGGCCGAGGCCGAGGCCTATTACCAAGAACTCAAGGTCGAGCTGCTCGGCGATGCCTGGGCCTTGCCCGGCCTTGAACTGTTGATGGACGAGCCGCAGCGCAAGGCGGACGTCTGGAAAGCCATGCGCCAGCTGATGGCGCGCTGGAAGAGCGTTGAATGA
- the rimI gene encoding ribosomal protein S18-alanine N-acetyltransferase, whose amino-acid sequence MSDSISFRPAAEADLDALLKIEYAAFSHPWTRGIFQDALKSYEVWLMFDGQQQVGHGVINVIIDEAHLLNITVKPENQGRGLGLRLLEHLMARAYQLNGRECFLEVRASNQSAYRLYERYGFNEIGRRRDYYPLAGGREDALVMACTLLED is encoded by the coding sequence ATGAGTGACTCGATCAGTTTCCGCCCGGCCGCCGAGGCGGATCTGGATGCCCTGCTTAAGATCGAATACGCCGCGTTCAGTCATCCCTGGACCCGCGGTATCTTCCAGGACGCCTTGAAGTCCTACGAAGTGTGGTTGATGTTCGACGGCCAGCAGCAGGTTGGCCATGGCGTGATCAACGTGATCATCGACGAGGCGCACCTGCTCAATATCACCGTCAAGCCTGAGAACCAGGGGCGCGGGCTGGGCTTGCGGCTGCTCGAGCACCTGATGGCGCGGGCCTACCAGCTCAATGGCCGGGAGTGCTTTCTCGAAGTGCGGGCCAGCAACCAGTCGGCTTATCGCCTGTACGAGCGCTATGGCTTCAACGAGATCGGTCGGCGCCGCGACTACTACCCGCTGGCGGGTGGGCGCGAGGATGCGCTGGTGATGGCCTGCACGTTGCTCGAAGACTGA